In Iodobacter fluviatilis, one DNA window encodes the following:
- a CDS encoding DUF2345 domain-containing protein gives MQSSFEDYDAQTHYYASDAEGLSHYANLRQQALDAQKKSFTGSGTLRSLQAGQWFRLEDHPAHEWDAAEQREFAITELKFTAQNNLPVDLTQQLGLVAPSLLIGAVSTANPPYQADFTAQRRGQPITPAFAHEPLSKPKSFGVQTATVVGPAGSEVHTDEQGRIKVQFHWQRAAEHPEFGANLDDKSSCWIRVSMPSAGAGFGHQFIPRIGQEVLVDFIEGDIDRPIVTAVVYNGSHPVPTFSGAGALPANKTLSGIKSKEFEGGQYGELLFDDTKGEVRTKLSSEHGKTQLNLGYLIHPRTDGKGEPRGEGFELRTDKQGAIRASGLLISTEAKGGASGKQLDRSPAQSQLESALETAKNLGEYATKQLADSMETGDDDQTIKPDNSPGDKANHGHLHHHVHASKSFEAGSNTDKDGKTKSKEQAGQQKIILLHGEDGVAITTPQSQTLSAGSNLDQVAQRDSNQSTGRRWIHNVGQHISLFTGGVKDKITMKLIAAKGQLQMQAQSDDIEITADKNARFTAIKGKGLFNAKQEILLTAGGAYIRIKDGKIELHAPGKVSIKGESHDWSGPKSLDMPMQALPNEESTWVKLATHYDDAWNTPWPLENMNLKIAGSTVSNTLKVDLKEEK, from the coding sequence ATCCAATCAAGCTTTGAAGATTACGACGCCCAGACCCACTATTACGCCAGCGATGCCGAAGGCCTAAGCCACTACGCTAACTTGCGTCAGCAGGCTTTGGACGCGCAAAAGAAATCCTTCACCGGCTCTGGCACTTTACGCAGCCTGCAAGCCGGGCAATGGTTCAGATTAGAAGACCACCCCGCCCACGAATGGGATGCGGCCGAGCAGCGCGAATTTGCCATTACCGAGCTAAAGTTCACCGCGCAGAATAATCTGCCGGTGGATTTGACCCAGCAACTTGGCCTAGTCGCCCCCAGCCTACTCATAGGAGCGGTTTCAACCGCGAATCCTCCTTACCAGGCCGATTTCACCGCCCAAAGGCGCGGCCAGCCGATTACCCCTGCCTTTGCTCATGAGCCACTGAGCAAACCCAAAAGCTTTGGCGTACAAACCGCCACCGTAGTGGGCCCCGCCGGATCAGAAGTCCATACCGACGAGCAAGGCCGGATTAAGGTGCAATTCCACTGGCAGCGTGCCGCAGAGCACCCAGAGTTTGGCGCAAACCTGGATGACAAATCATCCTGCTGGATACGTGTCTCTATGCCGAGTGCGGGCGCAGGCTTTGGTCACCAGTTTATTCCGCGCATCGGCCAGGAAGTTTTAGTCGATTTTATCGAAGGCGATATCGACCGCCCTATCGTCACCGCCGTGGTCTATAACGGCAGCCACCCGGTGCCCACCTTTAGCGGCGCAGGCGCTTTACCCGCCAACAAAACCCTATCCGGCATTAAGAGTAAAGAATTTGAAGGCGGCCAATACGGCGAGCTGCTGTTTGATGACACTAAGGGCGAAGTGCGCACCAAATTATCCAGCGAGCACGGTAAAACTCAGCTCAACCTTGGCTACTTAATCCATCCACGCACCGACGGCAAAGGCGAGCCACGCGGCGAAGGCTTTGAGCTGCGCACCGACAAACAAGGTGCCATTCGCGCCAGCGGCTTACTCATCAGCACCGAAGCCAAAGGCGGCGCATCCGGCAAACAGCTAGACCGCAGCCCAGCGCAAAGCCAGCTGGAATCCGCCCTGGAAACCGCCAAAAACCTCGGCGAATACGCCACCAAACAACTCGCCGACAGCATGGAAACCGGCGACGATGATCAAACCATCAAACCCGACAACAGCCCCGGCGACAAAGCCAACCACGGCCACCTGCACCACCATGTGCACGCCAGCAAAAGCTTTGAAGCTGGGTCAAACACGGATAAAGACGGTAAAACCAAATCCAAAGAGCAAGCAGGCCAACAAAAAATCATCCTGCTGCACGGCGAGGATGGAGTGGCCATCACCACCCCGCAAAGCCAGACCCTCAGCGCAGGCAGCAACCTAGACCAAGTCGCCCAAAGAGACAGCAACCAAAGCACCGGCCGCCGCTGGATTCATAACGTGGGCCAGCACATCAGCCTGTTTACCGGCGGCGTTAAAGACAAAATCACCATGAAGCTGATCGCCGCCAAAGGCCAGCTACAAATGCAGGCCCAAAGCGACGACATCGAAATCACCGCCGACAAAAACGCCAGGTTCACCGCCATCAAAGGCAAGGGCCTCTTCAACGCCAAACAAGAAATCCTGCTCACCGCAGGCGGCGCTTATATCCGCATCAAAGACGGCAAGATCGAGCTGCATGCGCCGGGGAAAGTGAGTATTAAGGGCGAGAGTCATGATTGGAGCGGGCCGAAGAGTTTAGATATGCCTATGCAAGCCTTACCAAATGAAGAGTCAACATGGGTTAAATTAGCAACCCACTACGATGATGCTTGGAATACCCCATGGCCATTAGAAAATATGAACCTTAAAATTGCTGGATCAACAGTCAGTAATACACTGAAAGTTGACTTAAAAGAGGAGAAGTAA
- a CDS encoding Imm10 family immunity protein codes for MNEKDEFYKFEAICITSFFDEDSDCWTVAFANDNTPSPEKYLILQRAVDDDDLYYYEVCSREYSGNGGFKKVTVTNKDLEIIFSEELINKFECKGLLIKFTKDAQFFSEAIQSLNHIFIQSDCNLSTKLSS; via the coding sequence ATGAATGAAAAAGATGAATTTTATAAATTCGAAGCTATATGTATTACTTCATTTTTTGATGAAGACTCAGATTGTTGGACTGTCGCTTTTGCTAATGACAATACTCCTTCCCCAGAGAAGTATCTTATCCTGCAAAGAGCAGTAGATGATGATGACTTATATTATTATGAGGTTTGCAGTAGAGAGTACTCTGGCAATGGAGGTTTTAAAAAAGTTACTGTCACAAACAAAGACTTAGAAATTATATTTTCGGAAGAATTAATCAATAAATTTGAGTGTAAAGGGCTATTAATAAAATTCACAAAAGACGCACAATTTTTTTCTGAGGCAATTCAATCGCTCAATCATATTTTTATACAATCTGATTGTAATTTATCTACAAAATTAAGTAGCTAA
- a CDS encoding RHS repeat-associated core domain-containing protein: MPAVLGNLLKQYAGTHYKYDARSNLIEKQQGEQATKFSWDGFNRLSKISSQAGETKYFYDVFGRRIGKENAKGKTEFIWDGDVIALEKTAEHTRHYLFEPNSFIPLAQIVSANDSEQEHTAYYHVDHLGTPQTLSDENGEIAWSAEYKAWGEAQVVISEAAKTAGINNPIRFQGQYFDEESGLHYNRHRYYDPEIGRFISSDPIGLMGGLNTHAYAPNPVEWIDPLGLAKFGSGKGTHTATVTVQNQQGTTTSSSIYQSGNMTEEEKALGFPQSTLATHTEARAMKDLDLKSGGNVLIEGEYPPCTSCKGKMNKKAKQSGSSIKYTWPSEQGQTNIWTTKK, from the coding sequence ATGCCAGCCGTACTCGGCAACCTATTAAAGCAATACGCCGGAACCCATTATAAATACGACGCCCGCAGCAATTTGATCGAAAAACAGCAAGGCGAACAAGCCACCAAATTCAGCTGGGATGGTTTTAACCGTCTGAGCAAAATCAGCAGCCAGGCCGGTGAAACCAAATACTTCTACGACGTATTCGGCCGCCGCATCGGCAAAGAAAACGCCAAAGGTAAGACAGAATTCATCTGGGACGGCGACGTCATCGCCCTAGAAAAAACTGCCGAACACACCCGCCATTACCTGTTTGAACCCAATAGCTTTATTCCGCTGGCACAAATCGTTTCCGCCAACGATAGCGAACAAGAACACACCGCCTACTACCACGTAGATCATCTCGGCACGCCACAAACACTGAGCGATGAAAACGGCGAAATCGCATGGAGCGCGGAATATAAAGCGTGGGGTGAAGCGCAGGTCGTCATCAGCGAAGCCGCAAAGACAGCGGGCATCAACAATCCAATCCGCTTCCAAGGCCAATACTTCGACGAAGAGTCCGGCTTGCACTACAACCGCCACCGCTATTACGATCCGGAGATTGGGCGGTTTATATCGAGTGATCCGATTGGGCTAATGGGGGGATTAAATACCCATGCTTATGCGCCGAATCCGGTTGAGTGGATTGATCCGCTGGGACTGGCAAAATTTGGATCAGGTAAAGGCACACATACTGCAACAGTTACAGTACAAAATCAGCAAGGAACCACTACTAGCAGTTCAATTTATCAAAGTGGCAACATGACAGAAGAGGAAAAAGCACTAGGATTTCCTCAAAGTACGCTAGCCACTCACACAGAAGCAAGAGCCATGAAAGATCTTGATTTAAAATCAGGGGGTAATGTTCTTATTGAAGGAGAATATCCGCCTTGCACCTCTTGCAAAGGTAAAATGAATAAAAAAGCAAAGCAAAGTGGCTCAAGCATAAAATACACATGGCCAAGCGAACAAGGCCAAACAAATATATGGACAACAAAAAAATGA
- a CDS encoding RHS repeat protein has translation MKCGLATISSKTQTKSSIQQGKNGYALTTLKTSSSKKPIRWVIKRNTPGLPVSITDAKGGKKQIKYRPDGLLQSYSDCSGKTSQWQYDARGRLIVTQDAAGNASQYQYGSDGQLAKIINPDGTQNELQYDAEGRLLSHADALKRKTQFEYDRVGRVSSRLDAAGQTLSYQYDKLGRLTQLTNENNEHYRFSYDLASRLQEETDFGNRRTRYQYEASSGRLLKIEEAGKTTALAYDNAGRLIERSSGQSRERFKYDALGRIYAAKNQYSECHFAFDAVGNLITERHEYKLFGQQQQYNWQHEYDELGNRIASIRPDGQRTDWLVYGSGHVHGMLWNKQEIASFERDDLHRETQRTLGNQLTAQNHFDKMGRITQQTLSGKTSSNRSYKYDPVGQLLGISDSRSGQISYQYDPVGRLIAANSRLGHETFAFDPASNLSDTKHASNS, from the coding sequence GTGAAGTGCGGTTTAGCTACGATCAGCAGCAAAACCCAAACGAAATCCTCGATCCAACAGGGGAAAAATGGCTACGCGCTTACAACACTAAAAACCAGCTCATCGAAGAAACCGATCCGCTGGGTCATAAAACGCAATACACCTGGCCTGCCCGTCAGCATCACCGATGCCAAGGGCGGTAAAAAACAAATTAAATATCGCCCGGATGGCTTGCTGCAAAGCTATAGCGATTGCTCTGGCAAAACCAGCCAGTGGCAATACGATGCCCGTGGCCGCCTGATTGTTACGCAAGATGCAGCAGGTAATGCCAGTCAGTACCAATATGGCAGCGATGGCCAGCTGGCTAAAATCATCAACCCTGATGGCACGCAGAATGAGCTGCAATACGATGCTGAAGGCCGCTTGCTCAGCCATGCCGATGCCCTTAAGCGCAAAACGCAGTTTGAATACGACCGCGTGGGCCGGGTCAGCAGCCGCCTTGATGCGGCAGGCCAAACCCTCAGCTACCAATACGACAAACTGGGGCGGCTTACCCAGCTGACCAATGAAAATAACGAGCATTATCGCTTCAGTTACGATCTGGCCAGCCGTTTGCAAGAAGAAACAGACTTTGGCAACCGGCGCACCCGCTATCAATACGAAGCCAGCAGCGGCCGCCTGCTAAAAATTGAAGAAGCGGGCAAAACCACCGCCCTCGCCTACGACAATGCCGGCCGCTTAATCGAGCGCAGCAGCGGCCAAAGCCGTGAGCGCTTTAAATACGATGCACTTGGCCGGATTTACGCCGCTAAAAACCAATACAGCGAATGCCATTTTGCTTTTGATGCCGTCGGCAACCTCATCACCGAGCGCCACGAATACAAGCTATTCGGCCAGCAACAGCAATACAACTGGCAGCACGAATACGACGAGCTGGGCAACCGCATCGCCAGCATCCGCCCCGATGGCCAGCGCACCGACTGGCTGGTTTACGGCAGCGGCCATGTGCACGGCATGCTGTGGAATAAACAAGAAATCGCCAGCTTTGAGCGGGATGATCTGCACCGCGAAACCCAGCGCACCTTGGGCAATCAGCTGACTGCCCAAAACCATTTCGACAAAATGGGCCGCATTACCCAACAAACACTCAGCGGTAAAACCAGCAGCAACCGTAGCTACAAATACGATCCAGTCGGCCAATTGCTGGGCATCAGCGACAGCCGCAGCGGCCAGATCAGTTATCAATACGACCCTGTAGGCCGCCTTATCGCCGCCAACAGCCGCCTCGGCCATGAAACTTTTGCTTTCGACCCAGCCAGTAATTTGAGTGATACAAAACACGCTAGCAATAGCTAG
- a CDS encoding RHS repeat-associated core domain-containing protein, which translates to MAYYHVDHLGTPQTLSDENGEIAWSAEYKAWGEAQVVISEAAKTAGINNPIRFQGQYFDEESGLHYNRHRYYDPEIGRFISSDPIGLMGGFNTHAYAPNPTGWIDPLGLAKIFNKSCFNSPSNKQHTTYQQDINWDLPANTRNGVKTNLELANEGKSPFVVKNGKYSQLNLHHSKQDANGSLFELSADTHQKYYGSNALHPYLPNAHPERPVDRDSFNLDRDAYWKDRAQNEVKRRNGKGCQ; encoded by the coding sequence ATGGCCTACTACCACGTAGACCACCTCGGCACGCCACAAACACTCAGCGATGAAAACGGCGAAATTGCGTGGAGCGCGGAGTACAAGGCGTGGGGTGAAGCGCAGGTCGTCATTAGTGAAGCGGCAAAGACAGCCGGTATCAACAACCCAATCCGCTTCCAAGGCCAATACTTCGACGAAGAATCCGGCTTGCACTACAACCGCCACCGCTATTACGATCCAGAGATTGGGCGGTTTATATCGAGCGATCCGATTGGGTTAATGGGAGGGTTTAATACCCATGCTTATGCGCCGAATCCGACGGGATGGATTGATCCATTAGGCTTAGCAAAAATTTTCAATAAGTCATGCTTTAATTCGCCTTCAAATAAGCAACACACAACCTATCAACAAGATATAAACTGGGATTTACCTGCAAATACACGAAATGGTGTAAAGACAAACTTAGAATTAGCAAATGAAGGAAAAAGCCCTTTTGTTGTAAAAAATGGAAAGTACTCCCAATTAAACCTACACCACTCCAAGCAAGATGCAAATGGTTCGCTGTTTGAATTGTCAGCAGATACACACCAAAAATACTATGGCAGTAATGCTTTGCACCCATACCTTCCAAATGCTCACCCAGAAAGACCGGTGGATAGAGACAGTTTTAATCTTGATAGAGATGCATATTGGAAAGATCGGGCACAGAACGAAGTCAAAAGAAGAAATGGTAAAGGATGCCAATAA
- a CDS encoding Imm43 family immunity protein, translating into MAAKEETGCPSGFYYVYLLNTFDAKTYKTGGYGKLPWYTGPKRYGTPIPPFPSDLFLVTENTKYEYDIRSGSSYFYVLSEKFASIISEYKTNFIQISPVKYIDKNGDGVLGKSYFVGRTKPLKKEEVFDLHASKFVNESNYDFELLKIKNEFNFDLFDTRYTAPIQFSLIISEKMKAHLEREGIKGVDFLDLDLLKLNKDQSTSNEKPTYDPI; encoded by the coding sequence ATGGCAGCAAAAGAAGAAACAGGATGTCCTTCGGGCTTCTATTATGTGTATTTACTAAACACATTTGATGCTAAAACGTACAAAACTGGAGGCTATGGTAAATTACCTTGGTATACGGGGCCTAAGAGATATGGCACCCCCATTCCGCCATTCCCTTCCGACCTATTCTTAGTAACGGAGAATACAAAATATGAATACGACATAAGAAGTGGATCTAGTTACTTCTATGTCCTTAGTGAGAAATTTGCTTCGATTATTTCAGAATATAAAACTAATTTTATTCAAATTAGCCCTGTTAAATATATTGATAAGAACGGAGATGGTGTTCTTGGCAAGTCATATTTTGTTGGGAGAACTAAACCTCTTAAAAAAGAAGAAGTTTTTGATTTACACGCCAGTAAATTTGTTAACGAATCAAATTATGACTTTGAGCTATTAAAAATTAAAAATGAGTTCAATTTTGATTTGTTTGACACACGATATACTGCACCCATTCAATTTAGTTTAATAATTTCAGAGAAAATGAAAGCTCATCTTGAGCGAGAAGGAATTAAAGGAGTTGATTTCCTGGATCTTGATTTATTAAAATTAAATAAAGATCAAAGTACCTCTAATGAAAAACCCACGTATGATCCAATTTGA
- a CDS encoding RHS repeat-associated core domain-containing protein, translating into MEQGESSHTAYYHVDQLGTPQALSDENGEIAWSAEYKAWGEAQVVISEAAKTAGINNQIRFQGQYFDEESGLHYNRHRYYDPEIGRFISSDPIGLFGGFNTYAYAPNSTGWVDPWGLKKKGGSCALDKSLAGVKYDKKQAQHLIPQDVWNRNETFFDDIGMSGMRDHRSNGVLMPDNSTDALAMNRKYYHNGSHSNYSRSVENDDNGVKDRYQQGRISAAEARTQIGRLQDKKRSDMRAQLNPGQCPTRLS; encoded by the coding sequence GTGGAACAAGGTGAAAGCAGCCACACTGCCTACTACCATGTGGATCAACTTGGTACGCCGCAGGCCTTAAGCGATGAAAACGGCGAAATCGCATGGAGCGCGGAATATAAAGCGTGGGGTGAAGCGCAGGTCGTCATCAGCGAAGCCGCAAAGACAGCGGGCATCAATAATCAGATTCGCTTCCAAGGCCAATACTTCGACGAAGAATCCGGCTTGCACTACAACCGTCACCGCTATTACGATCCAGAGATTGGGCGGTTTATTAGCAGCGATCCGATAGGCTTGTTTGGGGGATTTAATACTTATGCGTATGCGCCTAATTCGACTGGGTGGGTAGATCCTTGGGGGCTAAAGAAAAAAGGTGGCAGTTGCGCTCTTGATAAAAGTTTAGCTGGCGTAAAGTACGATAAGAAGCAAGCTCAACATCTTATACCGCAAGATGTGTGGAATAGAAACGAGACCTTTTTTGATGATATTGGTATGAGCGGAATGCGTGACCATCGATCTAATGGTGTTTTAATGCCGGACAACTCTACTGACGCTTTAGCAATGAACAGAAAGTATTACCATAATGGCTCGCATTCAAATTACTCAAGATCTGTAGAGAATGATGACAATGGAGTAAAAGATCGTTATCAACAAGGAAGAATATCGGCCGCAGAGGCAAGGACTCAAATTGGCAGATTGCAGGATAAAAAAAGAAGTGATATGCGAGCCCAGCTAAACCCAGGGCAATGTCCAACCAGATTAAGTTGA